In the Geobacter sp. FeAm09 genome, one interval contains:
- a CDS encoding S8 family serine peptidase, which translates to MERVRNGAGLICALCVGGLLLTGTAWADEGRVIVKYRSESDIQALGSDAARMRTMSAQTGLDVVASRVMSGRMHAVRAAGVTSRELAARLAARADVEYAVPDERRFIAAVANDPMYSQQWYLQAAETSAINATAAWDTTTGSSSVVVAVLDTGILPNHPDLTTKLTYNGSTLYGYDFVSDTAIANDGDGRDSDPSDPGDWVTAADLASSSVFDGCTATNSSWHGSMVAGIIAAQSNNSLGVAGVSWGAKILPVRVMGKCGGYDSDIIDGMRWAAGLSVTGVPINSYPARIINMSLGGSGSCTAAYQDAVSQVRAAGAIVVAAAGNDGGSVGVPANCTGVLAVAALRNVGSKVGYSNYGPEVGIAAPGGNCGTSTVCQYPFYSTKNSGTTSPETDNYSVASDNEIGTSFSSPLAAGVAALMRSVNSSLPPSTLISRLKSGASGFPTLSGVTSCAAVDPASVSLGKSPAAECNCTTATCGAGMLNAAGAVSEALRPIAAISSSTTATITGGSVTLSSTGTVAADGRTIASHLWTTTGGTLANADQATATLTAGSAGTTTVSLAVTDDAGKTDTASTTITVTAAVPGAPSIGTATAGDARAMVAFTPPTSNGSPAIDLYKVTSSPGGVTATGTSSPIIISGLTNGTTYTFTVAAHNNSGYGAASAASNSATPTPATFTAADALLALKMTVGYVIPTQSQILKLDVAPLLNGVSVGDGTVDMEDAVVILRKAVGLM; encoded by the coding sequence ATGGAAAGAGTACGGAATGGTGCGGGTTTGATCTGTGCGCTCTGTGTGGGCGGTCTCCTGCTGACGGGAACGGCATGGGCCGACGAGGGACGCGTCATCGTCAAGTACCGGAGCGAATCCGATATCCAGGCTCTGGGGAGCGATGCGGCCCGGATGCGCACCATGAGCGCGCAAACCGGCCTGGACGTGGTAGCCAGCCGCGTCATGTCCGGGCGCATGCATGCCGTGCGCGCGGCGGGGGTGACCTCACGGGAACTGGCGGCACGCCTGGCGGCGCGGGCCGACGTGGAATACGCCGTGCCGGATGAGCGCAGGTTCATCGCCGCCGTAGCCAACGACCCCATGTATTCCCAGCAGTGGTACCTGCAGGCGGCCGAGACCTCGGCCATCAATGCCACGGCGGCGTGGGACACCACCACAGGCAGCAGCAGCGTGGTGGTGGCGGTGCTGGATACGGGCATCCTCCCCAACCACCCGGACCTGACCACCAAGCTGACCTACAACGGCAGCACCCTGTACGGGTACGATTTCGTGTCGGATACCGCTATCGCCAATGACGGCGACGGCCGCGACAGCGACCCCTCCGACCCGGGGGACTGGGTGACGGCGGCAGACCTGGCATCGTCATCGGTCTTCGACGGCTGCACAGCCACCAACAGCAGTTGGCACGGCTCCATGGTGGCCGGCATCATCGCCGCCCAGAGCAACAACAGCCTGGGAGTGGCGGGGGTTTCCTGGGGGGCGAAGATCCTGCCGGTGCGGGTCATGGGGAAATGCGGCGGCTACGACTCCGATATCATCGACGGCATGCGCTGGGCCGCCGGCCTGTCGGTCACCGGCGTGCCCATCAACAGCTACCCGGCCAGGATCATCAACATGAGCCTGGGGGGCTCCGGCAGTTGCACGGCCGCCTACCAGGACGCGGTCAGCCAGGTGCGGGCCGCGGGGGCCATCGTGGTGGCCGCGGCCGGGAACGACGGGGGAAGTGTCGGCGTGCCGGCCAATTGTACCGGGGTCCTGGCGGTGGCCGCGCTGCGCAACGTGGGGAGCAAGGTCGGTTACAGCAACTATGGGCCGGAGGTGGGCATCGCCGCGCCCGGCGGGAATTGCGGCACGTCCACGGTCTGCCAGTATCCCTTCTATTCCACCAAAAATTCGGGCACGACCTCCCCCGAGACCGACAACTATTCCGTCGCGAGCGATAATGAGATCGGCACGAGCTTCTCCTCCCCGCTGGCGGCGGGAGTAGCGGCCCTGATGCGCTCGGTCAATTCCTCGCTGCCCCCCTCGACGCTCATAAGCCGTCTCAAATCCGGCGCATCGGGCTTTCCCACGCTCTCCGGGGTGACGAGTTGCGCGGCCGTGGACCCGGCAAGCGTGAGCTTGGGAAAAAGCCCTGCGGCGGAATGCAACTGCACGACCGCCACCTGCGGGGCGGGGATGCTCAATGCCGCGGGTGCCGTCTCCGAGGCGCTACGCCCCATTGCAGCCATCTCGTCATCCACGACAGCGACCATAACGGGTGGTAGCGTCACCCTGAGCAGCACGGGCACCGTGGCGGCCGACGGGCGGACCATAGCCAGCCACCTCTGGACCACCACCGGCGGTACCCTGGCCAATGCCGACCAGGCCACCGCGACCCTCACGGCGGGCAGCGCCGGCACAACCACGGTGTCCCTGGCGGTGACGGACGACGCGGGCAAAACCGACACCGCCAGCACCACCATTACGGTCACCGCCGCGGTCCCGGGCGCGCCGTCCATCGGAACGGCCACGGCCGGAGACGCCCGGGCCATGGTCGCCTTCACCCCTCCGACCAGTAACGGCAGCCCGGCCATCGACCTGTACAAGGTGACGTCATCCCCCGGCGGCGTCACCGCCACCGGCACCTCCAGCCCCATCATCATCAGCGGGCTCACCAACGGTACAACCTATACCTTCACCGTCGCCGCCCACAACAACTCCGGCTATGGCGCGGCATCCGCGGCATCCAACAGCGCAACCCCGACCCCCGCGACCTTTACCGCAGCGGACGCCCTCCTGGCACTGAAGATGACTGTGGGGTACGTCATACCGACCCAGAGCCAGATCCTCAAGCTGGATGTGGCTCCCCTGCTGAACGGCGTTTCCGTAGGGGACGGTACGGTGGATATGGAGGATGCCGTCGTCATCCTGCGCAAGGCGGTGGGATTGATGTAA